ATCGCCCGGGCGTTCGAAAAGCAGGGTGACCGGGTCGCCATCACCCACCGCGGCTCCGGCGCGCCGGAGGGCCTGTTCGGCGTGCAGTGCGACGTGACCGACGCGGAGTCGGTGGACGCCGCGTTCAGCTTCGTGGAGAACGAGCTCGGCCCGGTCGAGGTGCTGGTGGCGAACGCCGGCATCACCGACGACACGCTGCTGCTGCGGATGTCCGAGGAGCAGTTCGAGCGGGTCCTGGACACCAACCTGACCGGCTCGTTCCGGGTCGCCAAGCGGGCCAGCGCCAAGATGCTGCGCGCCAAGTGGGGCCGGATGATCTTCATCTCCTCGGTGGTCGGCCTGTACGGCGGTCCTGGTCAGGTCAACTACGCCGCGTCCAAGGCCGGACTGGTCGGCGTGGCCCGCAGCATCACCCGCGAGCTGGGCACCCGCAACATCACGGCGAACGTGGTGGCGCCCGGCTTCATCGAGACCGAGATGACCGAGGTCTTGCCGGAGTCCCGCAAGGCCGAGATCATCAAGGCCGTCCCGGCCGGTCGCCTCGCCAGCCCCGACGAGGTCGCCGCCGCGGTGACCTTCCTGGCGAGCGACAACGCGGCATACATCTCGGGTGCCGTGATCCCCGTCGACGGGGGCCTCGGCATGGGGCACTGACCCCGCATCTGTCAGCCGCAAATTTCTTCAGGAGAGAAACTTGTCTGGACTGCTGGCCGGAAAACGGCTGCTAGTCACCGGTGTCATCACCGACGCCTCGATCGCTTTCAACGTGGCCAAGGTGGCCCAGGAGAACGGCGCCACGGTCGTGCTCACCGGCTTCGGCCGGCTGTCGCTGGTGGAGCGGATCGCCAAGCGCCTGCCCGAGCCCGCGCCGGTCATCGAGCTGGACGTGACCAATCAGGAGCACCTGGCCGGCCTGGCCGACAAGGTGCGCGAGCACGTCGACGGGCTGGACGGCGTGGTCCACTCGATCGGCTTCGCTCCGCAGAGCTGCCTCGGCGGCGGCTTCCTGGACGCGCCGTGGGAGGACGTGGCGACGGCGCTCCAGGTGTCGACGTTCTCGTACAAGTCGCTCGCCACGGCTGCGCTGCCGCTGATGAGCTCCGGCGGGTCGATCGTCGGGCTGACCTTCGACGCGACCAAGGCGTGGCCGGTCTACGACTGGATGGGTGTGGCCAAGGCCGGGCTCGAGTCGGCGAACCGTTATCTCGCGCTGCACCTGGGC
Above is a genomic segment from Actinoplanes ianthinogenes containing:
- the fabG gene encoding beta-ketoacyl-ACP reductase codes for the protein MPRTVLVTGGNRGIGLAIARAFEKQGDRVAITHRGSGAPEGLFGVQCDVTDAESVDAAFSFVENELGPVEVLVANAGITDDTLLLRMSEEQFERVLDTNLTGSFRVAKRASAKMLRAKWGRMIFISSVVGLYGGPGQVNYAASKAGLVGVARSITRELGTRNITANVVAPGFIETEMTEVLPESRKAEIIKAVPAGRLASPDEVAAAVTFLASDNAAYISGAVIPVDGGLGMGH
- the fabI gene encoding enoyl-ACP reductase FabI → MSGLLAGKRLLVTGVITDASIAFNVAKVAQENGATVVLTGFGRLSLVERIAKRLPEPAPVIELDVTNQEHLAGLADKVREHVDGLDGVVHSIGFAPQSCLGGGFLDAPWEDVATALQVSTFSYKSLATAALPLMSSGGSIVGLTFDATKAWPVYDWMGVAKAGLESANRYLALHLGKHGIRSNLVSAGPLRTMAAKSIPGFEQFEEAWSERAPLGWDLSDTEPTARAICALLSDWFPATTGEMVHVDGGYHALGA